The nucleotide window TCACCATCGGTGATCTGGAGGCCTTTTCGATCAGCGACTGCAATTTACAACTGCGGGAAGGTCTCGGCCTGATGTGGCCGGAGGAAGATCGTCCGAAGATGAAGGACGTCATGGATCTGCACGGCGAGGCGGGCAACCAACTGCCACTCTACGTGAATCTGCTGGTGGTGCGCTCCGGCAAGGAGGTGGCGGTGTTTGATGCGGGATTCGGCCGCGGCAGCAATCCGCAGATGGGGTGGTTCGAGTCCGGTCTGGCGATGGCGGGTGTCCGCCCGGAGGAGGTCACGGCGGCCTTTCTCAGCCATTCGCACTCCGATCATCTGAACGGTTTCGTCACTGCCGGGAAGCCGACGTTTCCGAATGCCGCCTTTTATGTGCTGCCGGAAGAGGTGGCCTTCTGGCGTTCGCCCGAGCCGGATTTCTCCAAGAGCAAGCGCGACAAGAAGCCGCTTCCGAACATGGTCCGCGAGGTCCGGGCGAACTTCGATATTCTCCAGCCGGTGATGCAGCAGGTGAAGCCGGGGACCCAGCTCTGGAATGGCAAGGTGACCGTGGAGGCGGCGCCCGGCCACACGGACGGGCACGCGTGCTTCCGTATCAGGTCCGGCAATGACGAACTGCTGCACCTGATGGACCTTTCCCACCACGCGCTGCTGATGTTCGCGAACCCGGATTGGACCATCGCCTTCGATCACGATCCGGTGCAGGCGGTGGTGACGCGGAAAAAGTATTGGAGCGAGGCGGCGGCGAAGCGGACCCGCTGCTACGGCTTCCATCTGCCATGGCCGGGGCTTGGGCGGATCGTCCAGACCGGAGCTTCCTACAGTTGGTGGGCGGAGAAGCTGACGTGGATGGCGTGAGCGGCGTTTTCGATTTCCCGTCGGGAGCGGCTGCTCCAAGCTCCGCTCATGCGTGAGGACAGCCGCCGGTGGATCGAGGAGGACAGGAGCCATTGCTGGCATCCTTTCACCCGGCAGGCGGATTGGTGTGCGGAGGAGCCGCTGGTGCTGGTTCGCGGTGAGGGCGTGTGGTTGTGGGATTCGGAAGGGCGGCGTTACTTTGATGGGAATTCTTCGATCTGGACGAATATCCACGGCCACCGGCATCCGCGCCTCGATGCGGCGATCCGGGCACAGCTTGATGAGGTCGCGCACACGTCCTTCCTCGGCTTTGCCAATCCGCGGGCATCCGAGTTGTCCGCGCGCCTGAGCGGGCTGTTTCCGGATGGGACCCTTGAGCGGGTGTTTTTCTCCGATGATGGTTCCACCGCCATCGAGTGTGCGGTGCGGATGGCGCTGCAATACCGGTTGAACCGCGGCGAGAACGGGCGCACCGGTTTTGTCGCGTTCGAGAACGGTTACCACGGCGATACGCTTGGCGCGGCTTCGCTGGGTGGGGTTGGACGCTTCACCGGATTGATGCAACGCTTCGGATTCGGTGTGAAGCGTGTCACCGATGTGGCGGCGCTGGAGGCGATGCCGGAAAGTGAAAGCGCGGGGATCGCGGCGGTGATTCTCGAACCGTTGATCCAAGGCGTGAACGAGATGCGCCTGTGGCCGCAGGGCATGCTGGCGGCATTGCGCCGCTGGTGCGATGCGCGCGGCATCCATCTGATCCTGGATGAGGTAATGACGGGCTTCGGGCGCACGGGGCGCATGTTCGCCTGCCAGCATGAAAACGTGACCCCGGATTTTCTGTGCGTGGCGAAGGGGCTTACCGGCGGCTACATGCCCATGGCGGCCACTCTGACGACGTCAGCGGTATATGATGCCTTTCTCGGCTGTGCGGAGAAGACTTTCTACTATGGACATAGTTACACGGCGAATCCACTCGGATGCGCGGTAGCCTTGGCCGGGCTGGATGTCTTCGAGCAGGAGCGGGTGCTGGAGAATCTCCAGCCGAACATCGCGCGCATGGAGGAACTGCTGGCGGGTTTGAAGGAGCGCTGTCCGCAGGTGCATGAAATCCGCCAGTGCGGATTCATCGCGGGGATCGAACTGCGGCAGCCGGACGGCAACCGCTTTCCGGCGGAGACTCGTACCGGTGAAACGGTGTGCCGGACCGCTTGGAAACATGGCCTGCTGACACGACCGATCCTCGATACCATCGTGCTGATGCCGCCGTTGGCGGCGACGGAGGAGGAACTGGCCTTTGCCGTGGCCGCGTTGGAGAAGGCGATTGGAGAAGGGGCCCGCTGATCCTACTTCGCGGGATCGAGCGAATCCGCGCGCTGGCGCAACGCGCGTGCGGCGTCGGCATTTTTGTTCTGGGATTCCCAGAGTCCGGCGAGCTTGCGGAGAGTCGCGGCAGTTTCTTTTTTCGCGTCCGGCGGAAAGGCGCGGATCGCCTTGCGCAGCCGGTCCTCGGCGGCCGGGATGCGCTTCTCTTCGATCAGGCAGTCGGCGGATTCGGAGAGAAACGCGGGATCGGGTGACGTGCCGTTGGGAAGGAGCGACTCGGCTTGCCGGAATAGAATCGAGGCATGGGCGCGGGTTTCCGGATCGCGTCGGGTGGCGATGGCGAGCTTCGCGGCGACCGTGGGGTCCGCCGGGTGATCGTAGGCCGCTTTTTCGAGAAGAATGCGGGCGGGCTTCGGCTGGTCGGCGGCGAGCCATTCATCCGCCAGCGAGGTGAAGGAGGACGGATCGCCGCCCCG belongs to Luteolibacter ambystomatis and includes:
- the bioA gene encoding adenosylmethionine--8-amino-7-oxononanoate transaminase → MREDSRRWIEEDRSHCWHPFTRQADWCAEEPLVLVRGEGVWLWDSEGRRYFDGNSSIWTNIHGHRHPRLDAAIRAQLDEVAHTSFLGFANPRASELSARLSGLFPDGTLERVFFSDDGSTAIECAVRMALQYRLNRGENGRTGFVAFENGYHGDTLGAASLGGVGRFTGLMQRFGFGVKRVTDVAALEAMPESESAGIAAVILEPLIQGVNEMRLWPQGMLAALRRWCDARGIHLILDEVMTGFGRTGRMFACQHENVTPDFLCVAKGLTGGYMPMAATLTTSAVYDAFLGCAEKTFYYGHSYTANPLGCAVALAGLDVFEQERVLENLQPNIARMEELLAGLKERCPQVHEIRQCGFIAGIELRQPDGNRFPAETRTGETVCRTAWKHGLLTRPILDTIVLMPPLAATEEELAFAVAALEKAIGEGAR
- a CDS encoding MBL fold metallo-hydrolase, producing the protein MTHGAEFSRRGFLGSALAGLALPGMAGSAAGEGANPDKPFRNPFVYRFTIGDLEAFSISDCNLQLREGLGLMWPEEDRPKMKDVMDLHGEAGNQLPLYVNLLVVRSGKEVAVFDAGFGRGSNPQMGWFESGLAMAGVRPEEVTAAFLSHSHSDHLNGFVTAGKPTFPNAAFYVLPEEVAFWRSPEPDFSKSKRDKKPLPNMVREVRANFDILQPVMQQVKPGTQLWNGKVTVEAAPGHTDGHACFRIRSGNDELLHLMDLSHHALLMFANPDWTIAFDHDPVQAVVTRKKYWSEAAAKRTRCYGFHLPWPGLGRIVQTGASYSWWAEKLTWMA